The stretch of DNA AACCCGCTTGCCGTGATTGTGTCCAAGAGTCATAAAATGGCGGAGGCTTGTGGGGGATCGGAAATGCCGCTGCGATCATCCGGGTTGCCGGGGGTTGAAAATCCTTTCGGCGTCAGGTTCATGATGCTGAATTCGCAGGGCGAGGTGACCTGCTCGGTCACAACCGAAGCGCTGTCAGTGCTTCAAGGTCCCGATGCGCTTCTCGATTGGCTTGCTGCCTTTGCGCAGCATCGAGTAACGATCGAAGCCGTGGCCCTCGCAAAATTCCGGTCAGGGCTGCAGCAGCCAGGCGGCACGATCGTTGTGGATGCAGACGACTTACCGCGCGATCGGGATCGGTGAGGTTCGCTTAATTCTCCAAGAGCCCTTCACTGCATTGAAGTCGTAGGGCTTCAACAGACCATTCGTGATCCGGAAGTCCCTTTGCGGATTGTCGAACAAGACTCAAGGTAAACTACAATACCGAAAGTTAGGGAGCCAGTTGGTCGAGATGATCAGTCTGAATTCCAAGGACAGTCCAGGTGCGCGCCATGTTGAATAGTAGGCCTTTACGGACGTGTTGGGTCTCGACCTCAGCTCGTTCTCTGTAATCTGCAGCTTGGGCTCGGCAATCGAACGCTGTCACATCTAATGAGCTCTGCATCAAGTCACTCCACGGCTATCTCTGTCTAAGCTTCAAACGGCCATGTCGTTCCCTACTCGCAAGAGACAAATCGAACCTGCTCGATTACCACGCTTATTTATCCTCCCGCACACCCTTGAACGCCGGATGCCGAAGGCGCTGGTCTGCCATTGTCACCCCACGATACTCCACCTCAACTACCACCTTCGGCTCGGTCCAGATGATGCCCTTCTCCCGCAAGCCTTTGATCACCGGCTTGGCGAGCGCGATCTTGTCCAGGCGCGCCTTCAGGCCCTTCGACAACCGTTCGGACAATCCGCTGCCCACACCGCCGGCATAGTGCAGGACACCATCCTCGTCTCGCCGGGCCACACGCAGCTTGTTCACGGCACCCCCAACGCCTGGCTCATAGCCGATGACCACGAAATCATCCCGCAACACGCATTTCGTTTTGAGCCAGGCCGTCGTGCGGCCGGAGCTGTAGGGGAGATCCTTGCGCTTGGAGACGATCCCCTCGAGGCCAAGCTGGCAAGCATGGCGGAACACCGCTTCGCCCGAGCCCTCGATCTCCTCGGACAGAACAAGACCCGGATGTGCCGTGCGCTCCAGCACCTCAACCAAGCACATTCGACGCGAGGCGAGGGTTTGGCTCCGCAGATCCTGCCCGTCCAGGAACAGCAGGTCGAAGGCATAGAGCACCACCTTGTCCGAGGGCTTCCGACCCCGTGCGATCGCCGCCTGCATCAGGCCGAAGTCGGAGATCCCCTGCGCGTTGAGCACGCAAGCCTCCCCGTCGAGAATGGCGCTCTTCACCCGCAGCTTGCCGGCGGCCTCGATGATGGTCGGAAAGCGGTCCGTCCAGTCGAAGCCGTTGCGCGTGATCGCACGCACATCCTGGCCGTTGATGTGAACGGCAAGACGATAGCCGTCCCATTTGATC from Rhodoligotrophos appendicifer encodes:
- the ligD gene encoding non-homologous end-joining DNA ligase, producing LTMPRRKDELPARIEPCLPTLVPSAPKGPQWVHEIKWDGYRLAVHINGQDVRAITRNGFDWTDRFPTIIEAAGKLRVKSAILDGEACVLNAQGISDFGLMQAAIARGRKPSDKVVLYAFDLLFLDGQDLRSQTLASRRMCLVEVLERTAHPGLVLSEEIEGSGEAVFRHACQLGLEGIVSKRKDLPYSSGRTTAWLKTKCVLRDDFVVIGYEPGVGGAVNKLRVARRDEDGVLHYAGGVGSGLSERLSKGLKARLDKIALAKPVIKGLREKGIIWTEPKVVVEVEYRGVTMADQRLRHPAFKGVREDK
- a CDS encoding DUF1488 family protein; the protein is MMLNSQGEVTCSVTTEALSVLQGPDALLDWLAAFAQHRVTIEAVALAKFRSGLQQPGGTIVVDADDLPRDRDR